A window of Anabas testudineus chromosome 7, fAnaTes1.2, whole genome shotgun sequence genomic DNA:
CCCCACGCACAGTGACCTTTCAGACTTGTATAAACCTGTAGCTGTagagtgaaaaacacaaatgcagcaaAGTGGCCAAAATAACCAGTTACTACTGCTACTAAGTCAAATTACGAAGCTACAGTCGTGTCTTAATGTCGCTGTAAcaagaaataacaaaaagtgTCTGTTGGAAGTTCAGAGACGTGTTGGGATGTTGCTCTTTGTCTCTGAAGGGTGATTCAGCGCCAGAGAGCTGAGCGTCCAGCGAGGGCACTGGGACACTGTCAAAAACATGTCTGTCCGTGCGCTGTGCGTGACTGGCAGCCTGCGCTGAAGGTCCAATGCAGGCTGTTGACACTGGTCATGGTCATGGTTTAATGAGACGACAACAAAGCCGAGCAGGTGCTTGGTGGTTGGAGGCCAGTTTTTCTTACTGGCTGAATCAAACATGAACAGATAAGGACTCTGAGTCCAACACCACAGACACGACAGACAGGGACTGAGAACACTGTAGTCCCACTGTGATGCATGAGTGAGGAGGTTTTCACCAggtgtctgtgttgtgtcaAACACGTTTACACAGTAACATCCAGTTATTCGTGCTGAACCTGTTTTCATTAGTGTTGTGTATCAATGGTTCTTATTTCTTGATAAATCTGACACCGTGTGTCAGTGAAGCTCACATTTCTCCATAATATAAGTTcttctttggttgttttgtcttctttgaTTTGATGCACTCGTCCGTTACAGCAGATCCACTGGATCCCCTCACTGTACAGGTCTAGATAGTTTGTCACCCGTCTGTATGTTGTTCCTCGATAGTTCAGGTGTCAGTTTGACCTCTGCAGGAGCAGATATTGCTTGATGGGAGTCGCTGCCAACCACACAATGTGTTATTGGACCAGGTTGAGTGagtctgcagctgctctgctgcagatATGACCCTGCTGATATGGCAGCAGGAAAAGGAGATCATCCAGATCCTTCAGCAGCCTTGGAAGAGAGATAGGATACAGCCTCGCTGAACTCCCGTAGTCAGGGGCAGGTGGACCTGTTGACAGgctttgcacacacaaacagcagacaggcgatttgtccaaacacagcaaaatgtttGAGCGGGAAATCAACAGCACATTAGAGTAGTGAAGAGATCACGACGGATGAGATATTAACCCACTAACTGCTGTTCAGAGGCAGCGCGACGTTCTGATGCTTCCATCCAGAAGGTTTCAGGATGTCTTGAATGAACATGGAtgtgagaatcttcacagacctTCACAAATAAGAACATAACTTCATAAAGAGGTTTGTGTCGACACGGTTTGGAGAAGTGTCGCCTTCCTCTGTATCCACGTATCAGCATCATTTCTCTGTGAGAAGCCTCAACGTCTTTCTGAAATGGATGCTGTCGTTGTCTTTTAATcatcagtttcagttcagttcagttcagtttgttcaaGTGAGTAAAGTTGGCATCATCAGTAcgttcttctttcctttttgctcGATTAGTGAGTAACTGTATTTACAGCTCTTATATCTCTGATGCATGCgacacagcacacacattttcatagACGCTTTATTGTTAGTATCAGTGTCAGAGTTCATTCACCAtccaaatataaaaacaaggtGACCCTTTAGCTGCAGCTAATGTTAGACTGTCGGCTCCTCCACCCCCCAGCTCTGAGCTGAACCCCTGGAACTCACCAGCAGAGGTGGGAGAAGTACAGATACATGTCTAAGTATTCGCTACAAGCAGAACTACCTCTTAAAATTCTTCAGTTGACTTTAAAAGACAAGAATTTTGTCTTGCATCCTGTTCCTAACATACACGTACACGTCCAGTCAAAATCTACTCCACAAACTCTAAAGACTGAAGTTACCTGCACCTTGGTTtgaaacaaagaacaacacaaGTGGTAAAGATGGAAcagattttaaccactttatggACTGACAGGTGatttttaatcatcatttttaaattgtatttttatttattaaggtaattaaagctgtaaaataaatgtctgtgtgataAAATGTCTCATTATCTTGAATTGTTGTTTGCAAACAGGAAATTTGCTGTGCTGTTAAAAACGTGCACTCGCTGACTCAACATTTCTGAAGACGTTGGGTGGGTGAAGCTGCAGGATTTCCTCTGCAGCCAGTTGAACCTCCAGACTTTACTTTGCCCCCCACTGAATCCCATCTAATCTGGTTCGAACTAGACGAGCTCTTTGAAAAGTCTCCTGTCAGGCAGGAAGGTGTTCCTGGCTTTTTGACTTCTCAACATAGTAACAGCTGTGCACGCTCGACCAGATAAGGGAGTAGGGGAGAGCGCTCTCCCTGCAGCTGCTTGCGTCACGGCCTGATAGCGTTATTTACTCCCATCTCTTCCCATGCAGAACTATTCTAATAAAGCCTCCACTCACATTTTCTTCTCATGGCCACGAGTGAACTGTGGCTGTCGGAGTAAAAAGGGGGAAACGTTAGACGGGAACACTTTGCACACTTTATATGTTTCACACCTTGAAGGAATTCTGTTACTGTCTTCTGTGGGACCTTTGGTGAAGAGCAGCAGTATATACAgctatagacacacacacacacacacacacacacacacacagctgtaataATTCACTTTGTAGCTGATATAAATAATGCTTTCTGTGTCCGTACAGCTTCTAACAATGACTCTAAGAAACATTTTACTGACGTTTTATTGGCATTTGGTGTTGAAGTCTCTCATCTTGATTCCTACACCGGCCTTCGCAGTGCAGCATGTTGTTGCATCTTTGATCAAACACGCACACTGAAAATCTTGATCTGCCTCTTTAGTCAGATTAGCAAGTTTGAAAAGTATCAAtagcaaacaaaataataatgaaagtaaTAGTTTACAACAGtccactgtaaaaaaataaaaaagcttcaGTATAGAGCATTGACTCCATATAGTACCTGACAAAAAATAAGATACTATAAAAACAGTTGCAGCTGACATGATGTGAAGAGTAGACAGAGTGCACAAAGTACATTATTGCACATATTATTACAGTAGATGCGGTTTGTGAAtgtggttcagtgtgtgttGAGGTGTCTCAGGTTGTTTCCTGTATCACGTCACCTGGACAGAGAGTGTCCTGGGTGATGACGCCATGTTTCACAGATcctgtgatgctctgtgtgtctctgagcAGCTGAAGACAGTCACTGTCTATTTAAGACCTACTGTATGTCCTGTTATTGAGCACAAAACCACAAAGGGAAAGTCCTTATGTCAATAAACCTATTTTTGGCTCTGATGACGGCACAtcttttaataaacacaaacaccacagtcaCACAAGACATTACAGCAAAtacaaaaggttttaaaatgtatttagcaaGTATGTCTGCAGCTTTACTGGTGGCTTTTAGAAATCTAAAGTTAATATTTGAGCGTGGTTGGGTTTTTCACAGCTGAAACGACCGTTACATGCAGGGAAAACTGTGTTCATTGTTAAAAATCATACATGTATCTGCACATGAAGATGTCCAGATACTGCAGCACCTTCCTCATACCTCACATTTTCCCTGAAAGCTGAAACATGGTCTGATATTAGCGTCTAATCTCACATTACTGCTTTCAAAGGACAGAGGactgtttgttttatcaggCCGCTCTTCACAGAGAGCTGCGATGGCCTTCAGAGTCCTTAGAAAGGTCTTGGAAAGAGATGATAACTTCAGCCGTGTCAAAGTAATAGGAATCAGTTATTTATGATTGCACTGAAGCTGAAcgtcaaaacaaaatgttaagaTGTGTTAAATATATTGttctaaaatatttctaaactgaaaacaactgtGTTCATGTTGCcagataaaaaaacaccacaagaGCAACGACACGGTCGAACTGCAACCTTTGTGCAGAGGTTTCAAATGAAGCCATAAAGACACGAAGCTCACAGAATCCAAAGAGATTTAGAACgttttaataattattgtgGTCACtgttgaataaataatgaattattgtACATAACACGCTTATATACAATGTTTGGAGTCATTGCAGACACGCAGGATAAGATCAGATTCATTCAGTAAGTGCACAAACTTCTTCTGTAGCCTAAAAACAATGTTCAGTCAAAGTGCCAATCAGAGAACAGCAGTGTGATGTGTCactaactttaaataaatgataatgagTAAAAGTCGCTAACAAGGATTTGATCTCATCACGAAACGAGCACTGAACTTATGTTTAAACAGTAGCTCCACATCTAATGTGGCTGCACGTCTGCTCAGCAGGTCTGTAAGTTAGTGAACATGCCAATATGCTAAAACAACTTTGAAAATATTGCTGCTTcaaacacagtggaaacacaaCAAGCCAAAAACTGCACCGGGCTCTTAGAAGTTCAGTTCAGTAATGATGTGGCACGATTCTTcactttaaaacagaacaactgAGGCTCATCCCTCCCACACGGTGACAGAGAGAGTCCACAGAGGCTAGTGCCAGGCTGGAGGTGGGGTCAGGACTGCACCCGTCTATTTCTTCCTACATACATCCAGTATGTCTGAGTGTGTTGCATCCCTCCAAATGTGTCGCTAATCAGGAGCTTCAGACCTCTGGGACCCCGACTCAGCAGATGCTCACATCACAACAGTCAGCATCCACCTTTTAAACCTGCTGGACTCAgtcaggtaaaaataaatagttcttttaggaggtcaaaggtcatgagTCAGGCTGCATCGTTCTTTTAAGAGGACTCCTAGAGGCTGAAGAAGGTCCACTGGTCGTGTTCTGAGTGTTAATCCTCCTGCGTGATGATGAAACTTTGCTCTTCTTTTGAAGGGAAGGCTGCGTCTTCTTTCTATAAGTTTCCCTTTTTGCACTGTCGGGACCCCCCAGGTGCATCGCAAGTCTCCTCTGAAACACGGCGTCAAACTGCTGAGCCtgcaagacaaagaaaaggggAAACGGTGAGTCAAGGAACCTTGACCCTGTGTTGGGTTTAAAATGAGCAGAAACTATCACTTATTGTATAGTGAACAATTACTCTGAGGAATTCTTAGTGGAACTCTCAAATTAAAGCTGGATTTTGTTGCTGTGGTGGTTTTAaattttctaattaattaattaattacttaatGCTTCATTAGATTCTGTTGTAGGATAACTGGTTGTTGATTTGTTCAAGGAGTAACCTCATAGAAATCAGCTCTTCCACAGCTGTAGGAGAGGGGGATCTTACCACGTCTGTCTGTGGAGTGCCATACGCAGCTGTCGTTGTGGGGGGGTAAGCTGTGGTCTGCTGGCTCTTGGGTTTAGCGCAGTACATCTCCAGGTGATGAAGTTCACATCCGGCCGGCCGACAGCACTGGTCTACTATCCCCTTTCCTCTGGGCCGAGCACCGTAACCAGACCACCTTCCTTTACCTGTGGAGAACGAAATTTCAAAGTGACATTCGTCTTTTAAGCTGCTATATTATACTTGTATCCTGACAAAGATTGTCCCCCtctgtgtttaaattaatataatctTGGTTGTAATCTGTATGAATCATGCAGGATGACGTCGTCGTCCTATGTGAAGTACATACTGGGAATCGTCTATTTTGCCCAGTGACATTAAATTTATTTGAGTCGCTCTCAGATAATAAGAGTTTAAACAATAAATCTATCACCCACACTGAGGCACAGTGTTCTGGTGAGTGCACCGCCCTGTTGGTGGATTACCAGCACACTGATAGCAGATGGAGGAGGTGGCCTTGGCCAGAACAGGGAAAAGTTAAACAGGTGAAAGGGCCCACAGTGTGTGTCAATCTCTGGGAGAGGGAGAAATTAATTctaatagcaataataataacaaagtgCTGAGTGAGAAGCCTTACAGTGTCGTGGTTTGTTCTGACTTTCTCAATCCAACacagtcacatttatttttccttatgATCAACTGCTATTGTATAAAACACGGGACTCAAATTTAAGAGATAAATAATtgagataaataataaaatttgattttggTGGTACCTTCCAGTTGTGTTGTGGCTATCGGTTCATGTAAATAGATGAACagaatatgttttgttgttaagCAGCTGATAATTTGCTCAGAATAACTGTGGTGTTTTCATGTGGACATGATGACCATGACCATATCTGCTGTGTAAGCTCCTGCTAGTGTGAGTGTCAACTCACAGGGTAGAGTAACCTGGAAAACATTTGATGcaatctgtttttaaatatttattaaactcTATAGTGAGAATAAATTAATACATCAGCATTtgaatgtatgttttaattCACAGCCATTTGAGTTCAGTGTCTAATAATCAAAAGATGCCGCAACATCTAATACAATCAGCTATATGGACGTGATTattatgcatatttaaaaacacagagattgTAAATGCATTGGGAGGAGagacagataaaataaaatggatttaaatttaatttgcagACTAagctgcacatttaaaacagccCCTAACTTCAGCTGTGTACTGCTGTTGGTGACCTCTTGACCTCATCATTACTGAGACAGTAAAGATACAGCTTCATAATAAATCATCTAAAGTGACGTTTCATAGTTGTGTAAAGCAGGTTCTGAACACGAGGACAAACTCACCTAAATAGATCCCACGATCCCCACACACGAATATGAGGTCACTGAGAAGATCAGAGCCACAGCGGAGTCTGGCTGCCTCTGCAGAAAGCGGCCAGCCTGTTAGATACATGGTGGAGTAGAACATGCACATCCGAACACACAACACCTGAAgatgagaagacagagaaacaaatgcatgaacacAACGTTTAATGCACCAGCTGTTAAATTCCCTGTTTGAGTTCAACTTGAGGcatttgttgcatgttttttctgAACTGTCCATCACTCTTCCTGAGTTCCTAACATCTCTGCTTTTCTAATTTATataaaagtcattaaaaacacTAATAACATACTAGATTATGTTTTTAGTGTGCATTCATCTCACACAGGCAGTGAAAATGAGTTGAGATTAAGATcctatagatttttttatttagtctggAAATGTCACACTATTAAAAAATTTACTGAAAATATCAACTTAATTCATTTTCtattacatatattaaaaaatatataataattgtCAATAACAAACACTTTAATCCACCATCAATCCACCTTGGATTGACCTGCACACTTTCCAGTGGACCTGCTGTGCATCAAACGtctttaatacaataaaaaacacttcagtAATTAGACCCAGAAAACAAAGTTCAGTTACAAATCAGCCTTTTTCTAGGTGACAAGAGGAAACAGCTGCATCAGAGAATTAAAGCATTAACACAGAAGTGCCCCAAACAGAATCTGGTTCAACTAGAAACAAGAGAAAAGGTTTCTGCATCACGACCATCGTGTTTGCACCAGTTCAAGGAAATAAAAGTGGAACCCAGTCTTACCTTCAGTGTTTGTGATCTGGCAGAGGAGCAGCATGAGGAGCGCATCCTGTCTGTTTGGACTGACTTCAGCAGACCTGCAGTCTTATAGACCGGCAGCAGGAGGGGAGGACCACAGCGAGGAGGTTTCCTCCCCCTGCTCCTCACACAAATCTCCTCCAGAGCTCATATCAGATAATGCAACATGCTGTCACTGGGGCTGAACTTGTTCCTACCGTGTTTGTAACAGGGTATTCATGTAGTCCCAGACATGATAACCATTCCTGCAGGATGGAACCGACTGTTCACGAGCGCCTACGTCAGCTTGGTGCGTAAACTCAGGTTGAACTAAAACAACAGTCCTGCTGCtaatgttctgttgttgttgatcaTAAAGTTGAATCAACATGTCAAAACCCACTCAATCACCAAGTTCAATCCCACTTATTATGGGATGCAGGGGAATCAAATCCTCTGGCCCTGAGAGGAGGTCACGCTACGGCTGAAGGGAAcagatgaaacagatgaaacagcagcaaactTCATCAATACGTTAACACATGAAGAACTTTTAGACACAAAACTGTTTAATTCACTTAACAGAAATAAACTAACTGGGTTTTTATTAACTCAGCTGCATGATTAAGATCTGGTGTAACATCATGTGAATGAGCAACAGGCTAATGCTAGGCTAACAGCAAATATACcacattaatatataaatatatttttaataaatgctgtgtttaaTACTGTGATGTTCAGGATAAGTTTATTCATGAGGTggatacattattattattactactattttTCATtggttttaaatttttttatttattagatgGTGGAATTAATTTGTCCAGTCAAACGTCACTAATGTCGTTCTTGAAAATGCTGTTTGGCAGCTAAAAAACACCTCTCATGTGAAAGACTTCTTCAGTTTGGGAAATCCCAGGCATTTAATCTCTGTGGAGatgttaacacattttaaagtcacaTGGGAGCTGTTGTCCCCACCCGGCCATTGTTGGAGTTGTTTACGTCACACGAGTCAAAGTGTTGTTTTGAGTTGTTAAGCTGCCTGGAGGGATGTCAGGACTGCGCTGCAAGTGGCCGATAAGTGATGTCGTAGGCCACCTAGATCCAGCAAGATCCAGTGAGAGCCAGTAAGAGAAGAGCAACAAACAGAACACCACCGCCATACCAAACATTGCTGGAGGATCTTCAACAAAACGCTGCATCCCTGTGCAGATCAAATCCAGAAACACCCAGACGAGAGCACAGCAATGAATGAAATGCTGAAAAGCTCAAGAAGCAACAAAACCACCACTTCACAAATGCATGACACAACACAGAGAACCAACTCCTCAGGGCACGACTCAGCAGGTCATCTGCATCTGAAAGACAACGGACTCCCCCTTTGAATGTGGACATTCAAAGACCTGAGAAGAAGAACAATGTGAGAGAGTGACGGAAACCATTAGCACCTCACTACCATCACTTCACAGGAGAGGTGGTTACGACATCTGATCAAATTACACAAACTCtgaagacaaacatggggccCCGGGGGCTTCGGTCTGCAGTTTGCTCATTTTTCTTCAAATAGATTAAGAGTTAA
This region includes:
- the igf3 gene encoding insulin-like growth factor 3 → MRSSCCSSARSQTLKVLCVRMCMFYSTMYLTGWPLSAEAARLRCGSDLLSDLIFVCGDRGIYLGKGRWSGYGARPRGKGIVDQCCRPAGCELHHLEMYCAKPKSQQTTAYPPTTTAAYGTPQTDVAQQFDAVFQRRLAMHLGGPDSAKRETYRKKTQPSLQKKSKVSSSRRRINTQNTTSGPSSASRSPLKRTMQPDS